One Archocentrus centrarchus isolate MPI-CPG fArcCen1 chromosome 10, fArcCen1, whole genome shotgun sequence genomic region harbors:
- the rell2 gene encoding RELT-like protein 2: MTELEALGTGEHPPPYIIFLVVFLFFLTGLLGFLICHLLKKKGYHCRTDVEDEEEEEKLGENADDDDDENQDTVEQILKCIIENEANMEAFNEMLGNHNVCVRHDRRLRKESIGGIPPHLHTVHSGTDHNSCHLCAQIKSKKGRRQSRTLRAKQRPGEQTVFSVGRFRVTHTDKKSHGSSNPMAISGDQLDQSQDSDDRKDGGYNLRSMFKEVRQPSESASGVSANVGRQKKSVTIFGLRRGSDPVGIKVGEGTGWDTGGVKTAVQQQPAVLGEPVSTENIKVDPQRAIKADSKLETELQHETETSDSLNSPSSQSKKEACHTSVGPEEGTKLGLSPEPGTKIAFQSSSGSTAASAPNSLPIPLEKRVNVEDMWIKPESGPLQTSTPIVPMPTSIPGFTPVSHTGQLDTYSSTDFPVIQTPPDQSLPVKTPSSVSSLKTPTSPLAMTASPKLGSRNVLSEAAGAEFPHALTPSPKLPHHQEMARQSPVSYSSFRQTSSPSQARSLEQELEVAPLPKGEEKSEFKKPGILKKDKLLPIAAGNSKGSALSSPSDFKDRCSSLPLSPSSLSPSSPQGGRVSSVTIVKASPDSQREFSVVTMVEEEKSTTEDEKEDNYELEFDLENRVTGSADQEGNVYVPGVRQPESQSGETSGVEVIPTLSQEKDDMVEMEDIRDCKVMVVEGAQLEKD, translated from the exons ATGACTGAATTAGAAGCCTTGGGGACAGGGGAGCATCCACCGCCCTACATAATCTTTCTggtggtcttcctcttcttcctcacgGGACTGCTGGGCTTCCTCATCTGCCACCTGTTGAAGAAGAAGGGCTACCACTGTCGAACAGAcgtggaggatgaggaggaggaggagaagcttGGAGAAAATGCAGATG ATGACGATGACGAGAACCAGGACACAGTGGAACAGATTCTGAAATGTATCATTGAAAATGAAG CAAATATGGAAGCCTTCAATGAGATGTTGGGAAACCACAATGTCTGTGTGCGCCATGACCGCAG GCTGCGTAAGGAGTCCATCGGTGGTattcctccccatctccacacAGTCCACTCTGGCACCGACCACAACTCCTGCCACCTCTGTGCCCAGATTAAATCTAAAAAGGGCCGCAGACAAAGCAGAACCCTCCGTGCCAAACAGCGACCTGGGGAACAGACTGTCTTCTCTGTCGGCAG GTTCCGGGTGACACACACTGATAAAAAGTCCCATGGAAGTTCTAATCCAATGGCCATTTCAGGGGACCAGCTGGACCAATCCCAAGATAGCGATGATCGGAAGGATGGCGGGTACAACCTGAGAAGCATGTTTAAGGAAGTCCGTCAACCTTCAGAAAGTGCCAGTGGGGTGTCTGCAAATGtgggaagacaaaaaaagagtGTGACCATATTTGGGTTAAGGCGGGGCAGCGACCCTGTTGGTATTAAGGTAGGGGAGGGGACAGGTTGGGACACTGGAGGGGTTAAAACTGCTGTTCAGCAGCAACCTGCAGTGCTGGGAGAGCCTGTGTCCACTGAGAACATTAAAGTTGATCCTCAACGTGCTATTAAAGCAGATTCCAAGCTTGAAACTGAGCTTCAACATGAGACTGAAACATCAGATTCTCTTAATTCTCCTTCTTCTCAGAGTAAGAAAGAGGCCTGTCACACTAGCGTTGGCCCTGAGGAAGGCACTAAACTTGGGCTCAGTCCTGAACCTGGCACAAAGATTGCGTTTCAGTCATCCTCTGGGAGTACAGCAGCTTCTGCCCCAAATTCCCTGCCTATTCCACTTGAGAAGAGAGTAAATGTTGAGGATATGTGGATAAAACCTGAATCTGGACCATTACAGACGTCTACACCCATTGTACCCATGCCCACATCAATCCCAGGTTTCACTCCTGTCAGCCATACTGGTCAGCTTGACACCTATTCCAGCACAGATTTTCCAGTTATTCAAACTCCCCCTGACCAGTCCTTGCCAGTCAAGACCCCATCTTCAGTCTCTTCATTAAAAACTCCTACCTCACCCCTAGCAATGACAGCAAGCCCCAAACTTGGATCAAGAAATGTACTATCAGAAGCTGCAGGAGCAGAATTTCCACATGCCCTCACACCAAGCCCCAAACTCCCACATCACCAAGAAATGGCTAGACAGTCACCTGtttcatattcatcttttagaCAAACTTCTAGTCCATCACAAGCCCGATCTCTGGAACAAGAGCTTGAAGTAGCCCCATTGCCCAAAGGTGAAGAAAAGTCAGAATTTAAGAAACCTGGAATCcttaaaaaagataaactgttaCCAATTGCAGCAGGGAACTCTAAAGGCTCTGCCCTTTCCTCTCCCTCTGATTTTAAAGACAGATGTAGCAGTTTACCTTTGTCACCTTCTAGCCTGTCTCCATCCTCGCCTCAAGGTGGCAGAGTAAGTAGTGTGACCATTGTTAAAGCCAGCCCTGACAGCCAGAGGGAGTTTTCTGTTGTCACTAtggtggaggaagagaaatcAACTACTGAAGACGAGAAAGAAGACAATTATGAACTTGAGTTTGACCTGGAAAACAGGGTCACTGGTTCAGCTGATCAAGAAGGAAATGTCTATGTACCAGGTGTTAGACAACCTGAAAGTCAGAGTGGAGAGACTTCTGGAGTAGAGGTtatcccaactctgagtcaAGAGAAGGATGACATGGTGGAAATGGAAGATATTAGAGACTGCAAGGTGATGGTGGTGGAAGGAGCACAGTTGGAAAAGGACTGA